The Paenibacillus sp. YPG26 genome includes a window with the following:
- a CDS encoding FAD-dependent oxidoreductase, giving the protein MLMNKYDTVVIGGGLAGFIAAIYLAKGGHSVALVEKSGRWGGRAITNKKNQAYLNLGGHALYQAGRAYSILKELGVRLEGGKPASHIHAVWNNQSIPLLAGPASLLSSKLLTWPNKMNLMRLMMKLKQLKPDQMKAGSLRAWAEHEIHDPMVRHIFYALCRTSTYSHAPDDQLAGPALAQVQRSLQGVLYLNHGWQTVIDQLKVIAEQAGVHLVSGQSVIEIVHDQGRVQSVALEGGASLEAHHVISTASPAEIYKLVRGAEHTELKRWKENTRPSAAACLDVGLKRLPVAAREFAIGLDQPIFFSHHTAHAKLSDDGTRVVHLVKYLGQGESDPDADYEMLTAAMSLIQPGWEQEVVTQRYLPRMTVTHNYLHVGQPDSLAGPSVRGIEGLYVAGDWVSQGEMLADASAASALRAAQYISQRSKRNLIEVSARR; this is encoded by the coding sequence ATGTTGATGAACAAGTACGATACCGTTGTTATTGGTGGAGGATTGGCAGGATTTATCGCCGCTATTTATTTGGCCAAGGGAGGACATTCTGTAGCGTTGGTCGAGAAGTCGGGACGCTGGGGTGGGCGTGCCATAACTAACAAGAAGAATCAAGCGTACCTCAATCTGGGCGGGCATGCGCTATATCAAGCCGGGCGGGCTTATTCCATCCTGAAGGAGCTTGGGGTGCGTCTGGAGGGAGGCAAGCCGGCTTCCCATATTCATGCGGTCTGGAACAATCAGAGCATCCCGCTTCTTGCAGGCCCGGCCAGTCTCTTATCCTCCAAGCTTCTCACCTGGCCTAACAAAATGAATCTTATGCGGCTTATGATGAAGCTCAAGCAGCTTAAACCGGATCAAATGAAGGCTGGCAGCTTAAGAGCATGGGCAGAGCATGAGATCCATGATCCAATGGTTAGGCATATATTCTATGCTTTATGCCGGACTTCCACGTATTCCCACGCGCCGGATGATCAGCTCGCTGGTCCAGCCTTGGCGCAGGTCCAGCGTTCGTTGCAAGGTGTCCTCTACTTAAATCATGGTTGGCAGACTGTGATCGATCAGCTTAAAGTCATAGCCGAGCAAGCAGGAGTTCACCTTGTCAGTGGCCAATCTGTAATAGAGATCGTTCATGACCAAGGCAGGGTTCAGAGCGTTGCTCTTGAAGGAGGAGCTTCGCTGGAAGCTCATCATGTAATCAGCACCGCTTCCCCTGCGGAGATTTATAAGCTTGTGCGCGGCGCGGAACATACCGAATTGAAGCGCTGGAAGGAGAACACCCGGCCCTCGGCAGCTGCTTGCCTTGATGTCGGTCTCAAGCGGCTCCCGGTTGCGGCAAGAGAGTTCGCCATCGGACTGGATCAGCCGATCTTCTTCTCTCACCATACCGCCCACGCCAAATTAAGTGATGACGGAACACGGGTCGTGCATCTGGTGAAGTATCTCGGGCAAGGAGAAAGTGATCCAGACGCGGACTATGAAATGCTGACCGCGGCCATGAGTCTCATTCAACCCGGCTGGGAACAGGAAGTGGTTACCCAGAGGTACCTGCCGAGAATGACAGTTACCCATAACTATCTGCATGTGGGCCAGCCTGACAGCCTGGCAGGACCTTCTGTCCGAGGTATTGAAGGTCTGTACGTCGCAGGTGATTGGGTAAGCCAGGGCGAGATGCTTGCAGATGCGTCCGCCGCAAGCGCACTGCGTGCCGCCCAGTACATTAGTCAAAGATCAAAGCGAAACTTAATAGAAGTTTCAGCCAGGAGGTGA
- a CDS encoding GGDEF and EAL domain-containing protein — MKLINGMFKNKWVMILVFLIITGSLFDILLNSRNETVYMSLHIIILLVTLYGFFSILKEVSMTKEELTMNNRRLNNMFETLDAAIWYHDMKTDTVHVTPGIEKLYGYPRSSFYEDKTFWMQVIVPEDMDVIRDRLSRTAKGETVTSKYRIVRPDGEVRWLQDRGIPKMDEKGSLVDFTSVILDITDLMESEHRYQSLVEMSPDLIAVITRGRIDYINKAGSALIGESSPAELIGQPIERFFPDRVLDEINMKEEGEGSGPKRKTVEFKVNRVDGKSTHVELSASPILFEGRSAIQVIGSDISIRKESEKMVEFMAYYDALTELPNRYKLREHLNHILNQAKNEMLALLFLDLDRFKIINDTKGHMVGDLLLQKVAKRLEKAVQGEGLVSRQGGDEFIILLENCSKDEVTRTAKQLLIECSRPIEINRQEYFVTASIGISMYPADGADEETLIKHADTAMYLAKERGKNNYQFYSSDLNGLSTRKMELENGLRRAIEQDEMVIYYQPQVELTTGELVGIEALLRWRHPQYGMISPLEFIPLAEETGLIVPLGKWVMRTACMQNKAWQDQGHPAIPVAVNISVRQMGEENFVDSITEVLNETGLDPQYLELEITESMVQNIEKSTLILRLLRLIGVRISIDDFGTGYSSLSILKHLPIDKIKIDKSFIDDIIHHSNQGAMVKTIIDMGINLNFKVIAEGIEKKEQIDFLIHNACNLGQGYYYSPPLPVEKMEVYLRQGASGPDVH, encoded by the coding sequence ATGAAATTAATTAACGGTATGTTCAAGAATAAATGGGTTATGATCCTTGTCTTTCTCATTATTACGGGTTCTTTATTTGATATCTTATTGAATTCGCGGAATGAGACCGTGTATATGTCTCTGCACATTATAATTCTGCTGGTCACGTTGTATGGGTTCTTCTCCATACTTAAGGAAGTAAGTATGACCAAGGAAGAATTGACGATGAATAATCGAAGATTGAATAACATGTTCGAGACTCTGGATGCAGCCATCTGGTATCACGATATGAAGACGGATACAGTGCATGTCACGCCGGGAATCGAGAAGCTGTATGGTTATCCCCGCAGTTCCTTTTATGAGGATAAGACCTTTTGGATGCAGGTTATTGTTCCTGAAGACATGGACGTGATTAGAGACCGGTTATCCAGGACAGCGAAGGGGGAGACGGTTACCAGCAAGTACAGGATCGTCCGCCCAGATGGAGAAGTACGCTGGCTTCAGGACCGGGGAATTCCGAAGATGGATGAGAAGGGCAGCCTCGTGGACTTTACAAGTGTCATTCTCGACATCACCGATCTTATGGAAAGTGAACACCGGTACCAGAGTCTGGTGGAAATGTCGCCGGATCTTATCGCCGTAATTACCCGCGGGCGGATTGATTACATCAATAAGGCGGGCTCTGCGCTTATCGGAGAATCCTCACCCGCGGAGCTGATCGGCCAGCCGATCGAGCGGTTCTTCCCGGACAGGGTCCTGGACGAGATCAATATGAAGGAAGAGGGCGAAGGCAGCGGCCCCAAGAGGAAGACGGTTGAATTCAAAGTGAACCGTGTAGACGGGAAGAGCACGCATGTCGAGCTGTCGGCAAGCCCGATTCTTTTTGAAGGAAGATCTGCGATCCAGGTTATAGGCAGTGATATTTCAATCCGCAAGGAATCGGAGAAAATGGTGGAGTTCATGGCTTATTATGATGCTCTCACCGAGCTTCCCAATCGCTATAAGCTCAGGGAGCATCTGAATCATATCTTGAATCAGGCCAAGAATGAGATGCTGGCGCTCCTCTTCCTGGATCTGGACAGATTCAAGATCATTAATGATACCAAAGGACATATGGTAGGAGACCTTCTGCTGCAGAAGGTGGCTAAGAGGCTGGAGAAGGCCGTTCAAGGAGAAGGTCTGGTCTCCAGGCAGGGCGGAGATGAGTTCATTATTCTGCTGGAGAACTGCAGCAAAGATGAGGTAACCCGGACGGCCAAGCAGCTGCTCATCGAATGCTCAAGACCTATCGAGATCAACCGGCAGGAATACTTCGTCACGGCCAGTATCGGAATCAGTATGTATCCGGCGGACGGGGCGGATGAGGAGACTCTGATCAAGCATGCCGACACTGCCATGTACCTGGCCAAGGAACGGGGGAAGAACAATTACCAGTTCTACTCCTCTGACCTTAACGGGCTGTCGACCCGCAAGATGGAGCTGGAGAATGGGCTCCGGCGGGCGATAGAGCAGGATGAGATGGTGATCTACTATCAGCCGCAGGTAGAGCTCACTACTGGAGAACTCGTCGGGATTGAAGCCCTGCTGCGCTGGAGGCATCCGCAGTATGGGATGATCTCTCCGCTTGAGTTCATTCCACTGGCTGAAGAGACAGGTCTGATCGTTCCCTTGGGGAAATGGGTAATGCGAACGGCCTGCATGCAGAATAAGGCCTGGCAGGATCAGGGACACCCTGCTATTCCTGTAGCTGTGAATATTTCGGTCCGGCAGATGGGAGAGGAGAACTTCGTGGATTCCATCACGGAAGTGCTGAATGAGACTGGCCTGGACCCTCAGTATCTGGAGCTGGAGATTACGGAAAGTATGGTGCAGAATATCGAGAAATCAACCTTGATCCTCAGATTGCTTAGACTGATCGGGGTCAGGATTTCGATCGATGACTTTGGCACAGGCTACTCCTCCCTAAGTATTCTGAAGCATCTTCCGATTGACAAGATCAAGATTGATAAATCCTTCATTGATGATATTATTCATCATTCCAATCAAGGGGCCATGGTGAAGACCATTATCGATATGGGCATCAATCTGAATTTCAAGGTCATTGCGGAAGGGATCGAGAAGAAGGAGCAGATCGACTTCCTGATTCACAATGCCTGCAATCTTGGACAAGGCTATTATTACAGCCCCCCTCTACCTGTAGAGAAGATGGAAGTCTATTTGCGCCAAGGAGCTTCGGGACCAGATGTTCACTAA
- a CDS encoding AAC(3) family N-acetyltransferase, translating to MTKSNDTRVILTKEDLIQQFKQCGVAPGQTIFVHTSLKSLGFVVGGAETLIRALLEIVGEEGTLMMPSQTWKNLDPSTGVHWEEPQEWWPILREHWPAYDKEVTPAIGMGVVAEMFRKWPGAKRTDHPARSIAAVGKYAEYITEEHDLSNIFGENSPVDKLYKLDGYVLLIGVGYDKNTSLHLAETRADFPTKKFTDESSAIMIDGKRQWVTYNTQAVDDVDFVRIGKEYDEAHQVQVHKVGNAEVRLIKQRTLVDWATEWMEKNRA from the coding sequence ATGACCAAGTCTAATGACACCAGAGTTATATTAACCAAGGAAGACCTGATCCAGCAGTTCAAGCAATGCGGAGTGGCGCCCGGGCAGACGATCTTTGTGCACACGTCTCTGAAGAGTCTTGGGTTCGTTGTAGGTGGCGCCGAAACTTTAATCAGAGCTCTGCTCGAAATCGTTGGGGAAGAAGGAACCCTGATGATGCCTTCCCAGACATGGAAGAACCTTGACCCGTCCACAGGCGTGCACTGGGAAGAGCCCCAGGAGTGGTGGCCGATTCTGCGGGAGCACTGGCCTGCCTATGACAAGGAAGTCACTCCGGCCATCGGCATGGGGGTTGTCGCTGAAATGTTCCGGAAATGGCCGGGAGCCAAGAGAACGGATCATCCGGCCCGGTCCATTGCCGCGGTAGGGAAGTATGCGGAGTATATTACGGAGGAGCATGATCTGAGCAATATTTTTGGCGAGAACTCGCCTGTAGATAAATTGTATAAGCTGGATGGATACGTGCTGCTGATCGGGGTGGGATACGACAAGAACACCTCCTTGCATCTCGCTGAGACGAGGGCGGACTTCCCTACCAAGAAATTCACGGATGAGAGCAGTGCGATCATGATAGATGGGAAGCGGCAGTGGGTAACCTACAACACCCAGGCCGTGGATGATGTGGATTTCGTGAGAATCGGGAAGGAGTATGACGAGGCGCATCAGGTTCAGGTCCATAAGGTGGGCAATGCCGAGGTCCGGTTAATCAAGCAGAGAACGCTTGTGGACTGGGCCACGGAATGGATGGAGAAGAATCGGGCCTGA
- a CDS encoding HEAT repeat domain-containing protein, with amino-acid sequence MNNEELHSELPENYDELKKAANRTSDWRARLEAVEELGKLNHQQAIGVLKGILKNDPVLKVQEAAQRQLKGLGENVAIPKREPGDLVPGITKLLLRIKKSLPKEHSYEEFKEKLKKMRIDVYDVYEGNKGDEFDAWLEEKWASLRTSKYS; translated from the coding sequence GTGAATAACGAAGAACTGCATAGCGAATTGCCTGAGAATTACGATGAGCTCAAGAAGGCTGCCAACCGTACCTCTGACTGGAGAGCACGTCTGGAAGCGGTTGAGGAACTGGGCAAGCTGAATCATCAACAAGCGATCGGTGTCCTTAAAGGCATCTTGAAGAATGACCCTGTACTTAAGGTGCAGGAAGCCGCGCAGCGCCAGCTCAAAGGGCTCGGGGAGAACGTGGCAATTCCGAAGCGTGAGCCAGGGGATCTGGTTCCGGGAATTACGAAGCTGCTGCTTAGAATCAAGAAGAGTCTGCCGAAAGAGCATTCCTATGAAGAATTCAAAGAAAAGCTTAAGAAGATGAGAATTGATGTGTATGATGTCTATGAAGGCAACAAAGGCGATGAGTTTGATGCATGGCTAGAGGAGAAGTGGGCTTCCCTTCGGACAAGCAAGTACTCTTAA
- a CDS encoding NifU N-terminal domain-containing protein, whose translation MEIDVQYTPNPNSIKISTGKQLFEGPRSTSLKSGDATDHPLAKALLSIEGIDNLFAVNDFVTITKTPDADWDAILTHVEQAFNEIYG comes from the coding sequence ATGGAGATTGATGTTCAATATACACCTAATCCTAATTCGATCAAGATCAGTACGGGCAAGCAGTTATTTGAAGGGCCGCGGAGCACTTCCCTCAAGAGCGGGGATGCGACAGATCATCCGCTGGCCAAGGCTTTGCTAAGCATTGAGGGGATTGATAACTTGTTCGCGGTTAACGACTTTGTCACCATTACCAAGACACCGGATGCGGACTGGGATGCCATCCTTACCCATGTGGAGCAAGCTTTCAACGAAATATACGGCTAA
- a CDS encoding DUF4261 domain-containing protein, which produces MGLFDKLRGRQGESSAPSAEEKSGPIVGFVLLDRQQYDFDAFSRNLQEQWGIQTGEQTERESLVFEVDGMKVACGYMPAVIPNREVEENCKYNFLWREAEQVVSTHQAHIIVSVLGAEDAVEGHKLFTKVASSLLQTEPAIAIYTTPLVMEAGQYVDLAQSLKEDTLPVVLWVFIGMYQNDHGVGSYTVGLRSFGKDEVEIVNSSQGAGDVFEFVSVIVSFIIENDVTLRDGETIGFSAEQKLSLTRSPGVAAEGDSIKIAF; this is translated from the coding sequence ATGGGTTTGTTCGATAAGCTGCGCGGCAGGCAAGGAGAGTCATCAGCTCCTTCAGCTGAGGAGAAGTCAGGTCCTATTGTAGGGTTTGTGCTGCTGGATAGACAGCAATATGATTTTGATGCTTTTAGCCGGAATCTGCAGGAGCAATGGGGAATTCAGACGGGAGAGCAGACGGAGCGGGAAAGTCTCGTGTTCGAGGTGGACGGCATGAAGGTCGCCTGCGGATATATGCCGGCTGTGATTCCCAATCGCGAGGTAGAGGAGAACTGCAAGTATAACTTCCTGTGGAGGGAAGCGGAGCAGGTCGTATCGACTCACCAGGCCCATATTATTGTATCGGTGCTGGGAGCTGAGGATGCGGTAGAGGGGCACAAGCTCTTCACTAAGGTCGCAAGCTCGCTGCTGCAGACGGAGCCCGCAATTGCGATCTATACAACCCCTCTCGTTATGGAAGCGGGGCAGTATGTGGATTTGGCACAATCGCTGAAGGAAGATACTCTACCTGTCGTTCTCTGGGTATTTATCGGGATGTATCAGAATGACCATGGAGTGGGCTCTTATACGGTAGGACTCCGCAGCTTCGGCAAAGACGAGGTCGAGATTGTGAATTCCAGCCAGGGAGCGGGCGATGTCTTTGAATTCGTCTCTGTAATTGTCAGCTTCATTATTGAGAACGATGTAACGCTCAGAGATGGGGAGACAATCGGGTTCTCTGCGGAGCAGAAGCTCTCTCTTACCCGGTCCCCGGGTGTAGCGGCCGAAGGGGATAGCATTAAGATCGCATTCTAG
- a CDS encoding restriction endonuclease: protein MFGSIELYAGVLIALFLAGFVIRILLRRRSIYTRKGIIDPLKVSIKDIDKMEDGKEFEEYLYRLFLALGYEDTYKTVSSRDFGADLVFTDRDGERNVIQAKRYAESNPVGLSAVQEIYSSMRYYGASKSIVIASSRYTEACEILAGYNGVKLIDRSGLVEIIQLFKSNQITSVMEMIEDEPEFILDLEERPPVGSRKVRLSSRERDG, encoded by the coding sequence ATGTTCGGTTCGATAGAGTTATATGCAGGTGTCCTTATAGCATTATTCCTTGCTGGATTCGTTATCCGCATACTGCTGAGGAGAAGAAGCATATATACCCGCAAAGGGATTATCGATCCCTTGAAGGTTAGTATTAAAGATATTGACAAGATGGAGGACGGTAAGGAGTTCGAGGAGTATTTGTACCGTCTGTTCCTTGCTCTTGGATATGAGGATACTTACAAGACGGTCAGCAGCCGTGACTTTGGCGCCGACTTGGTCTTCACCGACAGGGATGGGGAACGGAATGTGATTCAAGCCAAGCGTTATGCGGAGTCGAATCCGGTCGGGCTCAGTGCCGTTCAGGAGATCTACAGCTCTATGCGGTACTATGGAGCCAGTAAATCTATCGTTATTGCTTCCAGCCGGTATACGGAGGCCTGTGAGATTCTGGCTGGTTACAACGGGGTGAAATTGATAGACCGGTCCGGGCTTGTTGAGATCATCCAACTATTTAAGTCCAACCAGATCACGTCCGTTATGGAAATGATCGAGGACGAACCGGAGTTCATTCTGGATCTCGAAGAGAGGCCCCCGGTCGGGAGTAGGAAGGTCAGACTATCCAGCAGGGAAAGGGACGGATAG